In Aliarcobacter faecis, a genomic segment contains:
- a CDS encoding peptidylprolyl isomerase has product MFRFKKELKVHDYTKEELAKFKFAKITTNKGVIWIELFNEETPNTVANFATLANDGFYNGLNFHRVIAGFMAQGGCPEGSGMGGPEWAIACEIDAPKQIHNRGSISMAHAGRNTGGSQFFICFVACPHLDRNHTVFGGINPDDTESFEVLDSIKQKDEIISIEILENR; this is encoded by the coding sequence ATGTTTAGATTTAAAAAAGAATTAAAAGTTCATGACTATACAAAAGAGGAGTTAGCAAAATTTAAATTTGCAAAAATTACTACAAATAAAGGTGTAATTTGGATTGAGTTATTCAATGAAGAGACTCCAAATACTGTTGCAAACTTTGCAACTTTAGCAAATGATGGTTTTTATAATGGATTAAATTTCCATAGAGTAATAGCTGGATTTATGGCTCAAGGTGGATGCCCAGAAGGCTCAGGAATGGGTGGACCAGAGTGGGCAATTGCTTGTGAAATAGATGCTCCAAAACAAATTCATAATAGAGGTAGTATATCAATGGCACATGCAGGAAGAAATACAGGTGGAAGCCAATTTTTTATCTGCTTTGTTGCTTGTCCTCATTTAGATAGAAATCATACTGTATTTGGTGGAATTAATCCAGATGATACTGAAAGTTTTGAAGTTCTTGATAGTATTAAACAAAAAGATGAAATTATCTCTATTGAGATATTAGAAAATAGATAA
- a CDS encoding peptidoglycan D,D-transpeptidase FtsI family protein — translation MSSNKIFEIDNTKKIIILFTFIFLFVLLLLTSIFRTVNDKKHTISLKAEKKELSVRGDIVSDDNFKISSSKKLYRAEIDTRHIDPEKKELFLNLFSIYSGVDYNILKEKLKEGEKSPGNLVLSYNINSRSAKNLKELDFKLGQLGVFTARMVNGSKLVKRLTISESGEKRGFAYGNTLTPVIGYISKFEAENGKTKVNGVKGLEKFYNTYLNNVKDGILKGQRDVINYVNFDKNSEMTQRVDGATLNLNIPLKLQKNNESTLDNHKKKLNADEIIVAIMESRTGKILTMASSNRFNPESIKQADIPNLNVNAVEYQFEPGSVVKPISISLAMDKGLIKKNESFPAYNSGGGKGAYPIGRFTIKDDHKFTKSYLSLDDIVIFSSNIGTLQIAQRLTGPEFFEGMKKFGFGRKTGIDLPYEKKGLMPKIWQFSANDKDKRDNIFKATVSYGQGMTSTFIQLIKSYSVFNNDGAMVTPRIVDHITYDGQKYKPFDDKPEQIISKATALEMKRMLVKTVDEGTGRSARIQGLEIGGKTGTAQIARGGKYLKKYISSFIGFVNDDKGNSYTIGVTVFNPNSTGPNWYYYYASQSAVPVFKEIVQNLVKLNYLVPKEGIIQQN, via the coding sequence ATGTCATCAAATAAAATCTTTGAAATTGATAATACTAAAAAAATTATAATACTTTTTACTTTTATTTTCCTTTTTGTATTACTTCTTTTAACATCAATTTTTAGAACAGTAAACGATAAAAAACACACTATCTCTTTAAAAGCTGAAAAAAAAGAGCTTTCTGTAAGAGGTGATATTGTAAGCGATGATAATTTTAAAATTTCATCATCAAAAAAACTATATAGAGCAGAAATAGATACTAGGCATATTGACCCTGAAAAAAAAGAGTTATTTTTAAATCTTTTCTCTATTTATAGTGGTGTAGATTATAATATTTTAAAAGAAAAATTAAAAGAAGGGGAAAAAAGCCCTGGAAATTTAGTTTTATCTTATAATATAAACTCAAGATCAGCTAAAAACTTAAAAGAGTTAGATTTTAAACTTGGGCAATTAGGTGTCTTTACTGCTAGAATGGTAAATGGTTCAAAATTAGTAAAAAGATTAACTATTAGCGAAAGTGGAGAAAAAAGAGGCTTTGCCTATGGAAATACTTTAACTCCAGTTATTGGTTATATCTCAAAATTTGAAGCTGAGAATGGAAAAACAAAAGTAAATGGAGTAAAAGGTTTAGAAAAATTTTATAATACTTATTTAAACAATGTAAAAGATGGTATCTTAAAGGGTCAAAGAGATGTTATAAATTATGTAAATTTTGATAAAAACTCAGAAATGACTCAAAGAGTAGATGGAGCAACTTTAAATTTAAATATCCCTTTAAAATTACAAAAAAATAATGAATCAACTTTAGATAATCATAAAAAGAAACTAAATGCAGATGAAATAATTGTTGCAATTATGGAGAGCCGTACAGGAAAAATATTAACAATGGCATCATCAAACAGATTTAATCCTGAATCTATCAAACAAGCAGATATTCCAAATCTAAATGTAAATGCTGTTGAGTATCAATTTGAACCGGGTTCAGTTGTAAAACCTATTTCAATATCTCTTGCTATGGATAAAGGCTTAATCAAAAAAAATGAGAGTTTTCCTGCATATAATAGTGGTGGTGGAAAAGGTGCTTATCCTATTGGAAGATTTACTATTAAAGATGACCATAAATTCACAAAAAGCTATTTAAGTTTAGATGATATAGTAATATTTTCATCAAATATAGGAACTTTACAAATAGCTCAAAGATTAACTGGTCCAGAGTTTTTTGAAGGTATGAAGAAATTTGGCTTTGGAAGAAAAACAGGAATTGATTTACCTTATGAGAAAAAAGGTTTAATGCCAAAAATTTGGCAATTTTCTGCAAATGATAAAGATAAAAGAGATAATATTTTTAAAGCAACTGTTTCTTATGGTCAAGGTATGACTTCAACATTTATTCAACTTATAAAATCTTATTCCGTTTTTAACAATGATGGAGCTATGGTAACTCCAAGAATTGTTGATCATATAACTTATGATGGACAAAAATATAAACCATTTGATGATAAACCTGAACAAATTATATCAAAAGCAACTGCTTTGGAGATGAAAAGAATGCTTGTAAAAACTGTTGATGAAGGTACAGGAAGAAGTGCAAGAATACAGGGTCTTGAAATTGGTGGAAAAACAGGAACAGCACAAATTGCAAGAGGAGGAAAATATCTTAAAAAATATATATCTTCATTTATTGGTTTTGTAAATGATGATAAAGGAAACTCATATACAATTGGAGTTACAGTATTCAATCCAAACTCTACTGGACCAAACTGGTACTACTATTATGCTTCACAATCAGCCGTTCCTGTTTTTAAAGAGATTGTACAAAATTTAGTAAAATTAAACTACTTAGTACCTAAAGAGGGTATAATTCAACAAAATTAA
- a CDS encoding FtsW/RodA/SpoVE family cell cycle protein, which produces MNFSENNIKQNNNNPILAQADYSLFILVSILVIMSMIFSYSLTVYTVEFFGYEKYHFFLRQFVVGVASIFIMWYLSKKDPSKILGKIGMFCFVFFFTLMVVMPVLPGFLVTESGGANRWIRLPGFSLSPVEFFKIGFVYFISWSFNRKVLNQPKKGLIGDTIILAPYFLFFMIVVFIIAFLQKDLGQVVLLGAILVVLIIFANRSFKIFLALGGLAVIGVVGLIIAAPHRIKRIHSWWSMVQDGILSVLPSSFETYLRIDDLPEPYQVSYSLKAINNGGFFGQGIGLGDVKLGFLSEVHTDFVLAGITEELGLLGLAFISFIILMIIWRIFKISRRVENNIYHLFTVSVALMIIVAFIINSYGISGMIPIKGIAVPFLSYGGSSMLAMSIAIGLVLSISRTMKSNFKG; this is translated from the coding sequence ATGAATTTTAGCGAAAACAATATTAAACAAAACAATAATAACCCAATTTTAGCACAAGCTGATTACTCACTGTTTATTTTAGTGTCAATTTTAGTAATAATGAGTATGATTTTTTCATATTCATTAACTGTTTATACAGTTGAATTTTTTGGATATGAGAAATACCATTTTTTTCTAAGACAATTTGTTGTTGGAGTAGCCTCTATTTTTATTATGTGGTATTTATCAAAAAAAGATCCATCAAAAATTTTGGGAAAAATAGGAATGTTCTGTTTTGTTTTTTTCTTTACTCTTATGGTTGTCATGCCTGTTCTTCCAGGTTTTTTAGTAACTGAATCAGGAGGAGCAAATAGGTGGATTAGGCTTCCTGGTTTTTCTTTATCTCCTGTTGAGTTTTTTAAAATAGGATTTGTTTACTTTATCTCTTGGTCTTTTAATAGAAAAGTTTTAAATCAGCCTAAAAAAGGACTTATTGGGGATACTATAATTCTTGCACCATATTTTTTATTTTTTATGATAGTTGTTTTTATAATTGCTTTTTTACAAAAAGATTTAGGACAAGTTGTTCTTTTGGGTGCAATTTTGGTTGTTTTAATTATTTTTGCAAATAGATCTTTTAAAATATTTTTAGCATTAGGAGGTTTAGCTGTAATTGGAGTTGTTGGGTTGATTATTGCAGCGCCACATAGAATAAAAAGGATTCACTCTTGGTGGTCAATGGTTCAAGATGGAATATTATCTGTTTTGCCTTCTTCTTTTGAAACATATTTAAGAATTGATGATTTACCTGAACCTTATCAAGTTTCATACTCTTTAAAAGCGATAAATAATGGTGGTTTTTTTGGACAGGGAATAGGATTAGGAGATGTAAAATTGGGTTTTTTATCTGAAGTTCATACAGACTTTGTTTTAGCTGGTATTACTGAAGAGTTAGGACTTTTAGGTTTAGCTTTTATCTCTTTTATTATTTTGATGATTATTTGGAGAATATTTAAAATAAGTAGAAGAGTTGAAAATAATATCTACCATCTATTTACTGTTAGTGTTGCTTTGATGATAATTGTTGCTTTTATTATAAACTCTTATGGTATTTCTGGAATGATACCAATAAAAGGTATTGCAGTACCATTTTTATCTTATGGTGGTTCTTCAATGCTTGCAATGTCAATAGCAATAGGTTTAGTTTTATCTATAAGTCGAACTATGAAGAGTAATTTTAAGGGCTAA
- a CDS encoding UDP-N-acetylglucosamine--N-acetylmuramyl-(pentapeptide) pyrophosphoryl-undecaprenol N-acetylglucosamine transferase → MINIVVVTGGGTGGHLKIADVFIDEFVKRGFEVIYIGSTYGQDRTWFENDKRIKEIIFLNTSGVVNKKGIKKIFSLLNIFYKAFYCLKILKKYEVKKVISVGGFSAASASIATIFKKDCELFLHEQNSKIGALNQKTLKYTKKAYSSFHNFSPVKDYPVDLKFFQNARIRKELKTIAFFGGSQGAVAINNFALKIASKLNEMGIKIIHQAGRNDFLRVKEEYEKLGVKADVFDFTKDILEKMKESDFCVSRAGASTLFELCANNLPTFFIPFKYAASNHQYYNAKALLDKNLCFLQNEDELNEIEFLDILKSANLEKISLGLKDFIKPKAIEKIVDDILSEN, encoded by the coding sequence ATGATTAATATTGTAGTAGTAACTGGTGGAGGAACAGGAGGGCATCTAAAAATAGCGGATGTTTTTATCGATGAGTTTGTAAAAAGAGGTTTTGAAGTTATTTATATTGGTTCTACTTATGGACAAGATAGAACTTGGTTTGAAAATGATAAAAGAATAAAAGAGATAATTTTTTTAAATACAAGTGGAGTTGTAAATAAAAAGGGCATTAAAAAAATATTTTCTCTTTTGAATATTTTTTATAAAGCTTTTTATTGTTTAAAAATTTTAAAAAAATATGAAGTTAAAAAAGTTATTTCTGTTGGTGGATTTTCAGCTGCTAGTGCTAGTATTGCAACAATATTTAAGAAAGATTGTGAACTTTTTTTACATGAACAAAACTCAAAAATAGGTGCGTTAAATCAAAAAACTTTAAAATATACAAAAAAAGCTTATTCCTCTTTTCACAATTTCTCACCTGTAAAAGATTATCCTGTTGATTTAAAGTTTTTTCAAAATGCAAGAATAAGAAAAGAGCTTAAAACTATTGCTTTTTTTGGTGGTTCTCAAGGAGCAGTTGCTATAAATAATTTTGCACTAAAAATTGCTTCAAAATTAAATGAAATGGGTATAAAAATTATTCATCAAGCTGGAAGAAATGATTTTCTAAGAGTTAAAGAGGAGTATGAAAAACTAGGAGTTAAAGCAGATGTTTTTGATTTTACAAAAGATATTTTAGAAAAGATGAAAGAGTCAGATTTTTGTGTAAGTAGAGCTGGAGCTTCTACACTTTTTGAACTTTGTGCAAATAATCTTCCAACTTTTTTTATTCCATTTAAATATGCAGCTTCAAATCATCAATATTATAATGCAAAAGCTTTACTAGATAAAAATTTATGTTTTTTACAAAATGAAGATGAGTTAAATGAAATTGAGTTTTTAGATATTTTAAAAAGTGCAAATCTTGAGAAGATTAGCCTTGGTTTAAAAGATTTCATTAAACCAAAAGCTATAGAAAAAATTGTTGATGATATTTTATCTGAGAATTAA
- a CDS encoding undecaprenyl-diphosphate phosphatase: MSIFDAIFLGIIEGLTEFIPVSSTGHLIVLSELLGLEQNNVNKAFEIIIQFAAIMALIFVYPSKFTFKHINLWLKIALAFIPIGAIGFLFAKQIKDMFSIEIVAYMFIIGGIVFLIVEKFYDEKEKHISDVEDVSFKQAFYIGLAQIFALIPGTSRAGASIIGAMLVGLNRKTSAEFSFLLAFPVMCATTFYDIYKNYEEILQDGNFLNLAIGFIVSFLVALFVIKLFLKFLEKFTFVAFGIYRILFGILILLMF; this comes from the coding sequence ATGAGTATATTTGATGCTATATTTTTAGGAATAATTGAAGGTTTAACAGAGTTTATTCCTGTTTCATCAACTGGTCACTTAATAGTTCTAAGTGAACTTTTAGGTTTAGAACAAAATAATGTAAATAAAGCTTTTGAAATAATAATTCAATTTGCAGCAATTATGGCACTTATTTTTGTATATCCTTCTAAATTTACATTTAAACATATAAATCTTTGGTTAAAAATTGCCTTAGCATTTATTCCTATTGGAGCTATTGGATTTTTATTTGCAAAACAGATAAAAGATATGTTTAGTATTGAAATTGTTGCTTATATGTTTATTATTGGTGGAATCGTTTTTTTAATTGTTGAGAAATTTTATGATGAGAAAGAGAAACATATTTCTGATGTTGAAGATGTAAGCTTTAAACAAGCTTTTTATATTGGACTTGCTCAAATTTTTGCTCTAATTCCAGGAACAAGCCGTGCAGGAGCAAGTATAATTGGAGCTATGCTTGTAGGTCTAAATAGAAAGACTAGTGCTGAATTCTCATTTTTACTTGCATTTCCCGTTATGTGTGCTACAACTTTTTATGATATTTATAAAAATTATGAAGAAATTTTACAAGATGGAAATTTTTTAAATCTTGCTATTGGATTTATAGTATCCTTTTTAGTTGCTCTATTTGTAATTAAACTTTTTTTAAAATTTTTAGAAAAATTTACTTTTGTAGCTTTTGGTATTTATAGAATTTTATTTGGAATTTTAATTCTTTTAATGTTTTAA
- a CDS encoding MqnA/MqnD/SBP family protein codes for MIFSKIDFINLLPFHIYIKKNIKSNQLKSSIEYKKSYPSIITNNFKKRKVHSAFISSIGSRNEKFLDFGIIARKEVDSVLILPNKKRKDDFQSKTSNALAKVLELNGEVIIGDKALKFFIENKNNKDEKIIDLAKFWQDKYKLPFVFATLCYNKYEKRLKNLTKNFDKKKIKIPQYILEIYSKRSGISKNEIVKYLTKIDYDIGYKEKRALKLFLKLTKEKGIL; via the coding sequence ATGATTTTTTCAAAGATAGACTTTATAAATTTATTACCTTTTCACATTTATATCAAAAAAAATATAAAATCAAATCAACTTAAATCAAGTATAGAGTATAAAAAATCTTATCCTTCAATTATTACAAATAACTTTAAAAAAAGGAAAGTTCATAGTGCTTTTATCTCTTCAATTGGTTCAAGAAATGAGAAATTCTTAGATTTTGGAATAATTGCAAGAAAAGAGGTTGATTCCGTTTTAATTTTACCAAATAAAAAGAGAAAAGATGATTTTCAATCAAAAACTTCAAATGCTTTGGCAAAAGTTTTAGAATTAAATGGTGAGGTAATCATTGGAGATAAAGCTTTAAAATTTTTTATTGAAAATAAAAACAATAAAGATGAAAAAATAATAGATTTAGCAAAATTTTGGCAAGATAAATACAAACTTCCATTTGTTTTTGCAACTTTATGCTACAACAAATATGAAAAAAGGCTCAAAAATCTTACAAAAAATTTTGATAAGAAAAAGATAAAGATTCCACAATATATCTTAGAAATCTACTCAAAAAGAAGTGGAATATCAAAAAATGAGATAGTAAAATATCTTACAAAAATAGATTACGATATTGGATATAAAGAGAAAAGAGCTTTAAAACTATTTTTAAAATTAACAAAAGAAAAAGGAATATTATGA
- a CDS encoding MoaD/ThiS family protein: MVKVEFLGPINKADLSLDIKNLSELSNILKNDKEISSWLESCAVAINDTLVNNRDFELKSGDRISILPPVCGG; encoded by the coding sequence ATGGTAAAAGTCGAATTTTTAGGTCCGATAAATAAAGCTGATTTGAGTTTGGATATAAAAAATTTAAGTGAACTTAGTAATATTTTAAAAAATGATAAAGAAATCTCTTCTTGGCTTGAATCTTGTGCAGTTGCTATAAATGATACACTTGTAAACAATAGAGATTTTGAACTAAAAAGTGGAGATAGAATTAGTATTCTTCCTCCTGTTTGTGGGGGTTGA
- a CDS encoding molybdopterin synthase catalytic subunit yields MYSEDLQIHNGSLEVEKIHNTWYNKYKNLNYGAFITFVGIIRDENEIDGLSFDVYEPILKSWFNSWQEKAKKQSAIVFLAHSCGDVVNHTSSYIAGVCSPKRRVALELIDEFVEDFKKNAPIWKYDLKAGQRIYAKDRSQKIDGAGILV; encoded by the coding sequence TTGTATAGTGAAGATTTACAAATACATAATGGTAGTTTAGAAGTAGAAAAAATTCATAATACTTGGTACAACAAATATAAAAATTTAAATTATGGTGCTTTTATTACATTTGTAGGAATAATAAGAGACGAAAATGAGATAGATGGACTCTCTTTTGATGTTTATGAACCAATACTTAAATCTTGGTTTAACTCTTGGCAAGAAAAAGCAAAAAAACAAAGTGCAATAGTTTTTTTAGCTCATAGTTGTGGAGATGTAGTTAATCATACAAGCTCATATATAGCAGGGGTTTGTAGTCCAAAAAGAAGAGTTGCTCTTGAGTTAATTGATGAGTTTGTAGAGGATTTCAAAAAAAATGCTCCTATTTGGAAATATGATTTAAAAGCTGGACAAAGAATTTATGCAAAAGATAGGAGTCAAAAAATAGATGGAGCAGGTATTTTAGTATGA
- the hisJ gene encoding histidinol-phosphatase HisJ: protein MSEVEKKSLRVDLHNHTTLCNHASGTVDEYLQRAIELGIDEYGFACHAPMNFDPKYRMKLEERVVYENWVNEAKEKYKNSIRVLLGYEVDYLKGFMLDEILNAKVDYLIGSVHFLQNKNEMWGFDNPEFIGVYESVDIDKVWEEYFEAIKSMAKTNYFDIVGHLDLIKVFRFLPKKDVRLIAKDALKEIKKANMVLEINPAGLRKPIEQTYPSKELLEEAYSLGIDITFGSDAHSVEHIGFGYLEATTLAKSVGYTKCVSFENRDKRFVNF from the coding sequence ATGAGTGAAGTAGAAAAAAAGAGTTTAAGAGTAGATTTACATAATCATACAACACTTTGTAATCATGCAAGTGGAACAGTTGATGAGTATCTACAAAGAGCAATAGAGTTAGGAATTGATGAATATGGTTTTGCTTGTCATGCTCCTATGAATTTTGATCCAAAATATAGAATGAAACTTGAAGAGAGAGTAGTTTATGAGAATTGGGTAAATGAGGCAAAAGAAAAATATAAAAATAGTATAAGAGTTCTTTTAGGCTATGAAGTTGATTATTTAAAAGGTTTTATGTTAGATGAGATTTTAAATGCAAAAGTTGATTATCTAATAGGCTCTGTACATTTTTTGCAAAATAAAAATGAGATGTGGGGCTTTGATAACCCTGAATTTATTGGTGTTTATGAAAGTGTTGATATTGATAAAGTTTGGGAAGAGTATTTTGAGGCTATAAAATCTATGGCAAAAACAAATTATTTTGATATTGTTGGACATTTAGATTTGATAAAAGTTTTTAGATTTTTACCAAAGAAAGATGTTAGATTGATTGCAAAAGATGCTTTAAAAGAGATAAAAAAAGCAAATATGGTTTTAGAGATAAATCCAGCAGGTTTACGAAAACCAATAGAGCAAACCTATCCATCAAAAGAGCTTTTAGAAGAGGCTTATAGTTTAGGAATAGATATAACTTTTGGTTCAGATGCACATAGTGTGGAACATATAGGATTTGGTTATCTTGAAGCTACAACTCTTGCAAAAAGTGTAGGGTACACAAAGTGTGTAAGTTTTGAAAATAGAGATAAAAGATTTGTGAATTTTTAA
- the glnA gene encoding type I glutamate--ammonia ligase, whose translation MGKFVNSIEEFFNFSKDNEVKFVDFRFTDMKGTWHHVTYNFKAINSDLLANGMPFDGSSIDAWQPIHKSDMILKPDVQTAFLDPFTADSTIIVICDVYDIYENKMYEKCPRSIAKKAVEYLAEANVGDVAYFGPENEFFIFDDVKIKDHGNESYYRVDSEDGEWNSARDYEGGNIGHRSGLKGGYFPVAPIDNGVDLRAEMMQVLEQVGLEVTLGHHEVAQGQHEIGIVFGDLIEASDNVQKLKYVIKMVAHLNGKSATFMPKPLYGDNGSGMHVHQSIWKNGKNLFYKKGEYGNLSDMARWYIGGIFKHARAVAAFTNPSTNSYKRLIPGFEAPSILTYSSQNRSASCRIPYGATEKSTRIEMRFPDSTACPYLAFSAMLMAGLDGIKNKYEPIGPMDDDLYELTLDEIRERDIPQMPHTLRGSLESLIRDNEFLKPVFTKKMIDIYQHYKFSTQVWPYEARPTPFEFKTMYSC comes from the coding sequence ATGGGAAAATTTGTAAATAGTATAGAAGAGTTTTTTAATTTTTCTAAAGATAATGAAGTAAAATTTGTAGATTTTAGATTTACTGATATGAAAGGTACATGGCATCATGTAACATATAATTTTAAAGCAATAAATAGTGATTTATTAGCAAATGGTATGCCTTTTGATGGTTCTTCAATTGATGCTTGGCAACCAATTCACAAATCTGATATGATATTAAAACCAGATGTTCAAACTGCATTTTTAGACCCATTTACAGCTGATAGTACAATTATTGTTATTTGTGATGTTTATGATATTTATGAAAATAAAATGTATGAAAAATGTCCAAGATCAATAGCAAAAAAGGCAGTAGAGTATCTTGCAGAAGCAAATGTTGGAGATGTTGCTTACTTTGGTCCTGAAAATGAATTTTTTATTTTTGATGATGTAAAAATAAAAGATCATGGAAATGAGTCATACTATAGGGTTGATAGTGAAGATGGCGAGTGGAATAGTGCAAGAGATTATGAAGGTGGAAATATTGGACATAGAAGTGGACTTAAAGGTGGATATTTCCCAGTAGCTCCAATTGATAATGGGGTTGATTTAAGAGCTGAAATGATGCAAGTTTTAGAGCAAGTTGGTCTTGAAGTAACTTTAGGGCATCATGAAGTTGCTCAAGGACAACATGAAATTGGTATTGTTTTTGGAGATTTAATTGAAGCTAGTGATAATGTTCAAAAACTAAAATATGTAATAAAAATGGTAGCTCACTTAAATGGTAAATCTGCAACATTTATGCCAAAACCACTTTATGGAGATAATGGAAGTGGAATGCATGTTCACCAAAGTATTTGGAAAAATGGTAAAAATCTTTTCTATAAAAAAGGTGAATATGGAAATTTAAGTGATATGGCAAGATGGTATATAGGTGGTATATTTAAACATGCAAGAGCTGTTGCTGCATTCACAAATCCATCAACAAACTCTTATAAAAGATTGATTCCTGGATTTGAAGCACCATCAATTTTGACTTATTCTTCTCAAAATAGAAGTGCATCTTGTAGAATTCCTTATGGAGCAACTGAAAAATCAACAAGAATAGAGATGAGATTCCCTGATTCTACAGCTTGTCCATATTTAGCATTTTCGGCTATGCTTATGGCTGGACTTGATGGAATAAAAAATAAATACGAACCAATTGGTCCTATGGATGATGATTTATATGAACTTACTTTAGATGAGATTAGAGAACGAGATATTCCTCAAATGCCTCATACTTTAAGAGGTTCTTTAGAGTCTTTAATAAGAGATAATGAGTTCTTAAAACCAGTATTTACTAAAAAAATGATAGATATATATCAACACTATAAGTTTTCAACTCAAGTTTGGCCTTATGAAGCTAGACCTACACCTTTTGAGTTTAAAACTATGTACTCATGCTAA